A genomic stretch from Xylanivirga thermophila includes:
- a CDS encoding adenine phosphoribosyltransferase: protein MDLKETIREIPDFPKKGVSFKDITTLLKDKEAYNCAIDTLVGYCRDKNADIVVGPEARGFVIGAPLAYGLGVGFVPVRKPGKLPGETVKYEYQLEYGTDSLEIHKDAIKPGQRVIVADDLLATGGTALATAKLVEKLGGIVVGIVFIIELTYLDGRKMLEGYDVKASVQY from the coding sequence ATGGATTTAAAAGAAACGATAAGAGAAATTCCAGATTTTCCAAAGAAAGGTGTTAGTTTTAAGGATATTACTACTCTTCTCAAGGACAAGGAGGCCTATAATTGTGCTATAGATACACTTGTGGGATATTGTAGGGATAAGAATGCCGATATAGTTGTAGGCCCTGAAGCTAGGGGATTTGTAATAGGAGCTCCTTTGGCATATGGCTTGGGAGTAGGATTTGTTCCTGTTCGCAAACCTGGCAAATTACCTGGAGAAACTGTTAAATATGAATACCAGCTAGAGTATGGTACAGATTCTTTGGAAATACATAAGGATGCCATAAAACCAGGACAAAGGGTCATAGTAGCAGATGATTTGCTGGCAACCGGAGGAACTGCACTAGCTACTGCTAAATTGGTTGAAAAATTAGGTGGAATTGTAGTTGGAATTGTATTTATAATAGAACTTACTTATTTGGATGGGAGAAAAATGCTGGAAGGATATGATGTAAAGGCTTCAGTCCAGTATTGA
- the recJ gene encoding single-stranded-DNA-specific exonuclease RecJ, producing MAIFEPVCSEDNENLVCNLSEKLNITNTMARLLVNRGILEIDEAKCFLYPSLDDLDDPFKLSDMEKATKRIDEAIKNHEHITIYGDYDVDGITSTSILYLFLKSLGANVDVYIPNRYDEGYGLNKNAIEHIAEIGSDLIITVDCGINAFEEVVYANELYLDIIVTDHHNIDDNKLPEAYAVINPKRDSGSVFDQLAGVGVASKIIYALGGKEAVEQYIDIVAVGTIADVVPLVDENRILVSKGLQKLNTMPCIGLAALAEVCGLKDKDISAGQVAFGLAPRLNAAGRMDTAIHGFHLITSDDMKNAVEIATMLDQYNKDRQEIEEKVIREAKNSIDTMQKWGLDNVIVIGGRDWHPGVIGIAASKISEFYNRPTLLISTDGESGVGSARSIKGFNIYEALKTCNDLFDRFGGHEFAAGFSLSERNIDLLRERLNRYADEAISDDMLIPRYTYDMTLSNGDVNFGLVNEIEKMAPFGVGNPCPVFLLENADIDNCWMVGKDNRHLKLNIQLGQRCWDGIAFGMGHLNDMLKTDVKNDILVILEKNEWRGLTKLQFQVKSIKPLIGGESYVDGILASFYFKFFDAFYSNFLYNNHNTSKRQHNAIYRDITLDECIDYFKKSKLGNIFLVNNAQDGGRILNLFINDNIIDYVNVSYGEIDESDGIGINSIVLAPDINRVQLHYYSRIFVLEQDIKTYYNLDTRYDMEDVLYVVKSSSAPQTDLKDCFFVERKHFVYLYKWLRTYSDHNIWKDYKHFTQKINTGLKYKLNGFQIRLMLEVFKELNFINILDKPQCLKIVCNPCPSSRPLTESILYKYYIGWMTGLQKSS from the coding sequence ATGGCTATTTTTGAACCGGTTTGTTCAGAAGATAATGAAAACTTGGTATGTAATTTAAGCGAGAAATTAAATATAACAAATACTATGGCCAGACTGCTTGTTAATAGGGGTATATTAGAGATAGATGAAGCCAAATGTTTTTTGTATCCATCCCTAGATGATCTAGATGATCCTTTTAAATTATCTGATATGGAAAAGGCTACAAAGAGAATAGATGAAGCTATAAAAAATCATGAGCATATTACCATATATGGTGATTACGATGTTGATGGTATAACATCTACGTCGATCTTGTACTTGTTTCTGAAGAGTTTAGGAGCAAATGTCGACGTATATATTCCAAATCGTTATGATGAAGGATATGGTCTTAATAAAAATGCCATAGAGCATATAGCAGAAATAGGATCTGATCTTATTATTACAGTGGATTGCGGTATAAATGCATTTGAAGAGGTTGTATATGCAAATGAACTATATCTTGATATTATAGTAACAGATCATCATAATATAGATGATAATAAATTACCTGAAGCATATGCAGTTATCAATCCTAAACGGGACAGTGGTAGTGTATTTGATCAATTAGCCGGTGTAGGTGTAGCTTCAAAAATTATATATGCTTTGGGGGGAAAAGAGGCTGTAGAGCAATATATAGATATTGTTGCTGTAGGTACAATAGCCGATGTAGTGCCGTTAGTAGATGAAAATAGGATACTAGTATCAAAAGGACTGCAAAAATTAAATACTATGCCATGTATAGGTTTAGCAGCTTTAGCAGAGGTATGTGGTTTAAAGGATAAGGATATTTCTGCAGGTCAGGTAGCTTTTGGCCTGGCTCCAAGACTGAATGCTGCTGGCAGAATGGATACAGCAATCCATGGTTTTCATCTTATAACTTCAGATGATATGAAGAACGCAGTTGAAATTGCGACTATGTTAGATCAGTATAACAAGGATAGACAAGAAATAGAGGAGAAGGTAATCAGAGAAGCAAAAAACAGTATAGATACTATGCAAAAATGGGGATTGGATAATGTTATAGTCATAGGTGGCAGAGATTGGCATCCTGGAGTTATAGGTATTGCAGCATCTAAAATAAGCGAATTTTATAATAGACCTACATTACTTATATCTACTGATGGTGAATCAGGAGTAGGTTCAGCTAGGAGTATAAAAGGCTTTAATATATATGAAGCATTAAAAACATGTAATGATCTTTTTGACAGGTTTGGAGGCCATGAATTTGCGGCTGGTTTTTCTTTATCAGAGCGTAATATAGATTTGTTAAGGGAGCGGCTTAATCGTTATGCTGATGAGGCTATCTCAGATGATATGCTTATCCCAAGATATACGTATGATATGACCTTGTCAAATGGAGATGTTAATTTTGGATTGGTTAATGAGATAGAAAAGATGGCACCATTTGGTGTAGGTAATCCTTGCCCAGTTTTCTTATTGGAAAATGCTGATATTGACAATTGTTGGATGGTAGGGAAGGATAATAGGCATTTAAAACTCAATATTCAGCTTGGACAAAGATGCTGGGATGGGATAGCGTTCGGAATGGGACATCTAAATGATATGTTAAAGACAGATGTAAAGAATGATATATTGGTTATATTAGAAAAAAATGAATGGAGAGGTTTGACCAAGCTGCAATTTCAGGTGAAGTCTATAAAGCCCCTTATAGGGGGAGAAAGCTATGTTGATGGTATACTTGCTTCCTTTTATTTTAAATTTTTTGATGCTTTTTATTCGAATTTCTTGTATAATAATCATAATACTTCAAAACGTCAGCATAATGCTATATATAGAGATATAACACTAGATGAATGCATAGATTATTTTAAAAAATCTAAATTAGGTAATATTTTTCTAGTAAATAATGCCCAAGATGGCGGTAGGATACTTAATCTATTTATAAATGATAATATAATAGATTATGTTAATGTATCATATGGTGAAATTGATGAATCTGATGGAATTGGGATAAATAGCATAGTATTGGCTCCAGATATTAATAGGGTACAGCTACATTACTATTCAAGGATATTTGTGCTGGAGCAGGATATAAAAACCTATTATAACTTAGATACTAGGTATGATATGGAAGATGTTTTATATGTGGTAAAATCATCTTCCGCTCCACAGACTGATTTGAAGGATTGCTTTTTTGTAGAACGAAAGCATTTTGTATATTTGTATAAATGGCTTAGAACCTATAGCGATCATAATATATGGAAAGACTATAAACATTTTACACAGAAAATTAACACAGGGCTTAAGTATAAATTAAATGGTTTTCAGATTAGACTAATGCTTGAAGTATTTAAAGAACTCAATTTTATAAATATTTTAGATAAGCCCCAATGTTTAAAAATAGTTTGCAATCCCTGTCCTTCAAGCAGACCGTTGACTGAAAGTATATTATATAAATATTATATAGGTTGGATGACAGGGCTTCAAAAAAGCTCATAG
- the secF gene encoding protein translocase subunit SecF, which produces MEIKFVHISKYAAVVSLIIIIAGLIALGVQGLNYGIDFAGGAIIYANLGQKYDISDVQKIVSDAEGEGDISYAGDKNQDVVIRMKLTDNHQEIEQEITQGLKDKYSIANEDINIDMVGPSVGKALTLNAIKSILIAWGLILVYVWIRFELKSGVAAIVALIHDVLIMFSFVVLTRMQVNSSFVAAILTIVGYSINDTIVVFDRIRENTKRYGRKSSKVDIVNKSINEMLPRTLNTSLTTLFTITVVYVLGVQSIKEFSLPLIIGLISGTYSSIFIAGPLWAVWGEDADEKLAVSK; this is translated from the coding sequence ATGGAGATAAAATTTGTGCATATATCAAAATATGCTGCAGTAGTTTCGTTGATTATCATAATTGCTGGTCTTATAGCTTTAGGAGTACAAGGTCTTAATTATGGTATAGACTTTGCTGGTGGTGCAATAATATATGCAAATTTAGGTCAGAAGTACGATATTTCAGATGTACAAAAGATTGTCTCTGATGCAGAGGGTGAAGGCGATATATCCTATGCAGGGGACAAGAATCAAGATGTGGTTATTCGTATGAAACTAACTGATAATCATCAAGAAATCGAACAAGAGATTACACAGGGACTAAAGGATAAATATAGCATTGCAAATGAAGATATAAATATAGATATGGTAGGACCTTCAGTGGGAAAGGCCCTCACTCTAAATGCCATAAAATCCATACTTATTGCCTGGGGGTTAATACTGGTCTATGTATGGATAAGGTTTGAATTAAAGTCCGGGGTAGCTGCAATAGTTGCTCTAATTCATGATGTGCTTATTATGTTTTCCTTTGTAGTGCTTACAAGAATGCAGGTAAACAGTTCATTTGTTGCTGCTATATTGACTATTGTTGGTTATTCTATAAACGATACCATAGTAGTATTCGATAGAATACGAGAAAATACAAAGAGATATGGTAGGAAATCTTCTAAGGTAGATATTGTAAATAAGAGTATAAATGAAATGCTACCTAGAACTTTGAATACTTCTTTGACGACATTGTTTACCATAACTGTGGTTTATGTATTAGGAGTGCAGTCTATCAAAGAGTTTTCTCTTCCTCTTATAATAGGATTAATATCTGGAACCTATTCTTCCATATTTATAGCAGGACCGCTATGGGCTGTTTGGGGAGAAGATGCAGACGAAAAACTTGCAGTATCAAAATAG